Proteins encoded within one genomic window of Hevea brasiliensis isolate MT/VB/25A 57/8 chromosome 8, ASM3005281v1, whole genome shotgun sequence:
- the LOC110639396 gene encoding uncharacterized protein LOC110639396 isoform X5: MSTTFSQSRNSSGSSRLQLHQLSAVGSASRLRSSSLKKRPEPLHHAIADCLSSAAAATSHHGNPCVAVTEASRTLCDYLASPATIDLAYSVILEHTTAERERSPAVVARCVALLKRYLLQYKPSEETLLQIDRFCVCIIAECDMSPDRQLSPWSPSLNQQSVASAAFPNSLPSLPVSSFTSGALVKSLNYVRSVVAKYVPKRSFQAAAFAGAPSTSRQSLPSLSSLLSRSFNSQLSPANGGESSEMNDATTLPVSNLSNSEKVDAREYLNYLAIDVLKWRWVGEHPLSFLSAENGHAVDLQDMSIHNFLKLGAAALLVGDMGAKMKGQPWKYFGTADMPYLDQLLQPSSFTTITSSACARPHLRAITASKRSKSGPHQIWHDSPVSTFRTRARQLFQYRHYSEQQPLRLNPAEVCEVIAAVSSETYSPSANNFTVSSRLSNNSGKPSMDVAVSVLIKLVIDMYVLDSGTAAPLTLSMLEEMLSSPKAACRVRAFDLILNLGVHGHLLEPMMVDGTSAIEEEYSQEAFSETDDLLAAKENRKADSADMSGASSANDNFESWILNILYEIILLLVQSEEKEESVWASALSCLLYFVCDRGEILRNRLEGLDIRVIKTLIEVSRMNSWAELVHSRLVCMLTNMCYQVPDGPTHDVLKAPVFLIDQVDLIGGIEFILYEYSLASLREDRRNLYLVLFDYVLHQINEACIATGVSEYSYEEIQPLSALLSLADAPEAFYISVKFGVEGIGELLRRSVSTALSRYSNNERLNMLLENITEKLDTIIGSFTRLDKEFSHLMQITKSYKFLESIESAGIRNSVIMKAKLAWATLHSLLHSERIAYRQNGYTWLGDLLIAEISDGRDVSVWSNIKNMQHKIARAGVDDSSVASDVPLSIWLMCGLLKSKDYLIRWGFLYVLERLLMRCKILLDENEVQQLSSSNAGQEHVDNRLEKANAVIDIMSSALSLVAQRNETDRINILKMCDILFSQLCLAVSYGENTQQCKVYGGPAENKKIDAAERVSQQEKSPRNDFVEETDGRSSYNINGSLKCETTSMAAMLLRGQAIVPMQLVARVPAALFYWPLIQLAGAVADNISLGVAVGSKGRGNFPGAASDIRATLLLLLIGKCTADRSAFQEVGGEEFFRELLDDTDSRVAYYSSAFLLKRMMTEKPDEYQHMLQNLVFKAQQSNNEKLLENPYLQMRGILQLSNDGL; this comes from the exons CCCAGCAGTTGTTGCAAGGTGTGTGGCACTTTTGAAGCGGTACCTTCTACA ATATAAACCTAGTGAGGAGACATTACTTCAGATTGATCGGTTTTGTGTGTGCATAATTGCTGAGTGTGATATGAGTCCAGATAGACAGTTGTCACCGTGGTCACCATCTCTGAATCAACAGTCTGTTGCATCAGCAGCTTTTCCAAATTCTTTACCTTCTTTGCCTGTATCTAGTTTCACTTCTGGGGCACTTGTAAAGTCGTTAAATTATGTGCGTTCTGTAGTAGCTAAATATGTTCCCAAACGGTCATTCCAAGCAGCTGCTTTTGCTGGGGCCCCCTCTACATCAAGACAGTCACTTCCATCGCTGTCATCTTTGTTGAGTAGATCCTTTAATTCCCAATTAAGTCCTGCTAATGGTGGAGAATCTTCAGAGATGAATGATGCTACTACTTTACCCGTTTCAAACTTATCAAATAGTGAAAAAGTTGATGCAAGAGAATACCTGAATTACCTTGCAATTGATGTCTTGAAGTGGCGTTGGGTTGGAGAACATCCTTTGTCATTTCTTTCTGCTGAAAA TGGCCATGCTGTGGACCTCCAAGATATGAGCATACATAATTTTCTAAAACTAGGTGCTGCAGCTCTGCTTGTAGGAGATATGGGGGCCAAAATGAAGGGTCAGCCTTGGAAATATTTTGGAACTGCTGATATGCCTTATCTTGATCAACTGTTGCAGCCCTCATCGTTTACAACAATCACTAGTTCAGCCTGTGCTCGTCCTCATTTAAGAGCAATAACAGCTTCTAAACGCAGTAAATCAGGACCTCACCAAATTTGGCAT GATTCTCCTGTAAGCACATTCCGCACACGTGCTCGACAACTTTTCCAGTATCGTCACTACAG TGAACAACAACCGTTACGGCTGAATCCTGCTGAGGTATGCGAGGTTATTGCTGCTGTTAGCTCAGAGACATATTCTCCAAGTGCTAATAATTTTACAGTATCATCTAGATTAAGTAATAACAGCGGAAAGCCATCAATGGATGTGGCTGTGAGCGTGCTTATTAAACTTGTCATCGACAT GTATGTATTGGACTCTGGGACTGCTGCCCCCCTCACTCTGTCCATGCTTGAG gAAATGCTTAGTTCTCCAAAAGCAGCTTGTAGAGTTCGTGCTTTTGATTTGATTCTGAACCTTGGTGTCCATGGCCATTTACTGGAACCGATGATGGTTGATGGTACTTCTGCAATTGAAGAAGAGTATTCACAAGAAGCATTTTCTGAAACTGATGATCTACTTGCAGCAAAGGAGAATAGAAAAGCAGATTCTGCTGACATGTCAGGCGCTTCATCAGCTAATGATAATTTTGAGTcttggattttaaacattttatatGAGATAATTCTTCTTCTTGTCCAG TCTGAGGAGAAAGAAGAATCTGTCTGGGCATCTGCTTTGAGCTGTTTACTTTATTTCGTTTGTGATAGAGGCGAAATCTTGAGAAATAGGTTAGAAGGCCTTGACATAAGG GTCATTAAGACACTTATAGAGGTTAGCCGGATGAATTCTTGGGCAGAATTAGTTCATAGCAGGCTTGTTTGCATGTTAACAAATATGTGTTATCAAGTTCCTGATGGGCCGACGCATGATGTTTTGAAGGCCCCTGTTTTTCTCATAGACCAGGTTGACCTGATTGGAGGAATTGAGTTCATTCTCTATGAG TATTCTCTTGCTTCCTTGAGAGAAGACAGGAGAAATCTATATTTGGTTCTTTTTGACTATGTTTTGCATCAAATAAATGAAGCATGTATAGCTACTGGAGTTTCTGAGTATAGTTATGAAGAGATTCAACCTCTATCAGCCTTGCTTTCCCTTGCTGATGCACCTGAAGCCTTTTACATTTCTGTTAAATTTGGGGTAGAAGGCATTGGAGAGCTTTTGAGAAGATCAGTTTCTACTGCATTGTCAAGATATTCCAACAATGAACGACTAAATATG CTCTTAGAGAATATAACAGAGAAATTGGACACAATAATTGGTTCGTTTACTCGTTTAGACAAAGAGTTCTCCCACCTGATGCAGATAACGAAATCTTACAAGTTCCTGGAAAGCATTGAGAGTGCAGGCATAAGAAATAGTGTTATCATGAAAGCAAAGCTTGCATGGGCTACTTTGCATTCTCTTCTTCATTCAGAAAGAATTGCTTACCGTCAGAATGGCTATACCTGGTTAGGTGATTTACTCATTGCAGAAATTAGTGATGGAAGGGATGTGAGTGTATGGTCGAATATCAAAAACATGCAGCATAAAATTGCCCGTGCTGGTGTTGATGATTCATCCGTTGCTTCAGATGTTCCTTTGTCCATTTGGCTTATGTGTGGGCTTCTGAAGTCCAAAGACTACCTCATCAGATGGGGCTTCCTATATGTCCTGGAGAGGCTTCTCATGCGATGTAAAATTTTGCTGGATGAGAATGAAGTGCAACAGTTAAGCAGCAGCAATGCTGGTCAAGAACATGTGGATAACCGGCTTGAGAAAGCAAATGCAGTGATAGACATTATGAGCAGTGCTTTATCCTTGGTAGCTCAAAGAAATGAAACAGATCGCATCAACATTTTGAAG ATGTGTGACATACTATTCTCTCAGTTGTGCCTGGCGGTGTCATATGGAGAGAATACCCAACAATGTAAAGTTTATGGTGGCCCagctgaaaataaaaaaattgatgcTGCTGAGCGTGTCTCTCAGCAAGAGAAGAGTCCCCGGAATGATTTTGTGGAGGAAACTGATGGCAGATCCAGCTACAACATTAATGGTTCTCTTAAGTGTGAGACAACATCCATGGCAGCTATGCTTCTCAGAGGACAGGCTATTGTTCCCATGCAATTAGTTGCACGTGTTCCTGCTGCATTGTTCTATTGGCCGTTGATTCAGCTTGCTGGTGCAGTAGCAGACAACATTTCGCTGGGTGTTGCTGTTGGTAGCAAAGGAAGAGGAAACTTTCCCGGTGCTGCATCAGATATTAGGGCCACTCTTCTATTGCTTCTAATTGGTAAATGCACAGCAGATCGTTCTgcttttcaagaagttggtggagAAGAGTTTTTTAG GGAACTTTTAGATGATACAGATTCAAGGGTAGCATATTACTCTTCAGCttttcttttgaag AGAATGATGACAGAAAAACCTGATGAGTACCAACACATGCTTCAGAATCTTGTCTTTAAAGCACAGCAG agtaacaatgaaaagctattggaAAATCCGTACCTTCAGATGCGTGGGATTCTCCAGCTATCAAATGATGGGCTATAG
- the LOC110639396 gene encoding uncharacterized protein LOC110639396 isoform X2 produces MSTTFSQSRNSSGSSRLQLHQLSAVGSASRLRSSSLKKRPEPLHHAIADCLSSAAAATSHHGNPCVAVTEASRTLCDYLASPATIDLAYSVILEHTTAERERSPAVVARCVALLKRYLLQYKPSEETLLQIDRFCVCIIAECDMSPDRQLSPWSPSLNQQSVASAAFPNSLPSLPVSSFTSGALVKSLNYVRSVVAKYVPKRSFQAAAFAGAPSTSRQSLPSLSSLLSRSFNSQLSPANGGESSEMNDATTLPVSNLSNSEKVDAREYLNYLAIDVLKWRWVGEHPLSFLSAENGHAVDLQDMSIHNFLKLGAAALLVGDMGAKMKGQPWKYFGTADMPYLDQLLQPSSFTTITSSACARPHLRAITASKRSKSGPHQIWHDSPVSTFRTRARQLFQYRHYSEQQPLRLNPAEVCEVIAAVSSETYSPSANNFTVSSRLSNNSGKPSMDVAVSVLIKLVIDMYVLDSGTAAPLTLSMLEEMLSSPKAACRVRAFDLILNLGVHGHLLEPMMVDGTSAIEEEYSQEAFSETDDLLAAKENRKADSADMSGASSANDNFESWILNILYEIILLLVQSEEKEESVWASALSCLLYFVCDRGEILRNRLEGLDIRVIKTLIEVSRMNSWAELVHSRLVCMLTNMCYQVPDGPTHDVLKAPVFLIDQVDLIGGIEFILYEYSLASLREDRRNLYLVLFDYVLHQINEACIATGVSEYSYEEIQPLSALLSLADAPEAFYISVKFGVEGIGELLRRSVSTALSRYSNNERLNMLLENITEKLDTIIGSFTRLDKEFSHLMQITKSYKFLESIESAGIRNSVIMKAKLAWATLHSLLHSERIAYRQNGYTWLGDLLIAEISDGRDVSVWSNIKNMQHKIARAGVDDSSVASDVPLSIWLMCGLLKSKDYLIRWGFLYVLERLLMRCKILLDENEVQQLSSSNAGQEHVDNRLEKANAVIDIMSSALSLVAQRNETDRINILKVPFLDNYCIDILKMCDILFSQLCLAVSYGENTQQCKVYGGPAENKKIDAAERVSQQEKSPRNDFVEETDGRSSYNINGSLKCETTSMAAMLLRGQAIVPMQLVARVPAALFYWPLIQLAGAVADNISLGVAVGSKGRGNFPGAASDIRATLLLLLIGKCTADRSAFQEVGGEEFFRELLDDTDSRVAYYSSAFLLKRMMTEKPDEYQHMLQNLVFKAQQSNNEKLLENPYLQMRGILQLSNDGL; encoded by the exons CCCAGCAGTTGTTGCAAGGTGTGTGGCACTTTTGAAGCGGTACCTTCTACA ATATAAACCTAGTGAGGAGACATTACTTCAGATTGATCGGTTTTGTGTGTGCATAATTGCTGAGTGTGATATGAGTCCAGATAGACAGTTGTCACCGTGGTCACCATCTCTGAATCAACAGTCTGTTGCATCAGCAGCTTTTCCAAATTCTTTACCTTCTTTGCCTGTATCTAGTTTCACTTCTGGGGCACTTGTAAAGTCGTTAAATTATGTGCGTTCTGTAGTAGCTAAATATGTTCCCAAACGGTCATTCCAAGCAGCTGCTTTTGCTGGGGCCCCCTCTACATCAAGACAGTCACTTCCATCGCTGTCATCTTTGTTGAGTAGATCCTTTAATTCCCAATTAAGTCCTGCTAATGGTGGAGAATCTTCAGAGATGAATGATGCTACTACTTTACCCGTTTCAAACTTATCAAATAGTGAAAAAGTTGATGCAAGAGAATACCTGAATTACCTTGCAATTGATGTCTTGAAGTGGCGTTGGGTTGGAGAACATCCTTTGTCATTTCTTTCTGCTGAAAA TGGCCATGCTGTGGACCTCCAAGATATGAGCATACATAATTTTCTAAAACTAGGTGCTGCAGCTCTGCTTGTAGGAGATATGGGGGCCAAAATGAAGGGTCAGCCTTGGAAATATTTTGGAACTGCTGATATGCCTTATCTTGATCAACTGTTGCAGCCCTCATCGTTTACAACAATCACTAGTTCAGCCTGTGCTCGTCCTCATTTAAGAGCAATAACAGCTTCTAAACGCAGTAAATCAGGACCTCACCAAATTTGGCAT GATTCTCCTGTAAGCACATTCCGCACACGTGCTCGACAACTTTTCCAGTATCGTCACTACAG TGAACAACAACCGTTACGGCTGAATCCTGCTGAGGTATGCGAGGTTATTGCTGCTGTTAGCTCAGAGACATATTCTCCAAGTGCTAATAATTTTACAGTATCATCTAGATTAAGTAATAACAGCGGAAAGCCATCAATGGATGTGGCTGTGAGCGTGCTTATTAAACTTGTCATCGACAT GTATGTATTGGACTCTGGGACTGCTGCCCCCCTCACTCTGTCCATGCTTGAG gAAATGCTTAGTTCTCCAAAAGCAGCTTGTAGAGTTCGTGCTTTTGATTTGATTCTGAACCTTGGTGTCCATGGCCATTTACTGGAACCGATGATGGTTGATGGTACTTCTGCAATTGAAGAAGAGTATTCACAAGAAGCATTTTCTGAAACTGATGATCTACTTGCAGCAAAGGAGAATAGAAAAGCAGATTCTGCTGACATGTCAGGCGCTTCATCAGCTAATGATAATTTTGAGTcttggattttaaacattttatatGAGATAATTCTTCTTCTTGTCCAG TCTGAGGAGAAAGAAGAATCTGTCTGGGCATCTGCTTTGAGCTGTTTACTTTATTTCGTTTGTGATAGAGGCGAAATCTTGAGAAATAGGTTAGAAGGCCTTGACATAAGG GTCATTAAGACACTTATAGAGGTTAGCCGGATGAATTCTTGGGCAGAATTAGTTCATAGCAGGCTTGTTTGCATGTTAACAAATATGTGTTATCAAGTTCCTGATGGGCCGACGCATGATGTTTTGAAGGCCCCTGTTTTTCTCATAGACCAGGTTGACCTGATTGGAGGAATTGAGTTCATTCTCTATGAG TATTCTCTTGCTTCCTTGAGAGAAGACAGGAGAAATCTATATTTGGTTCTTTTTGACTATGTTTTGCATCAAATAAATGAAGCATGTATAGCTACTGGAGTTTCTGAGTATAGTTATGAAGAGATTCAACCTCTATCAGCCTTGCTTTCCCTTGCTGATGCACCTGAAGCCTTTTACATTTCTGTTAAATTTGGGGTAGAAGGCATTGGAGAGCTTTTGAGAAGATCAGTTTCTACTGCATTGTCAAGATATTCCAACAATGAACGACTAAATATG CTCTTAGAGAATATAACAGAGAAATTGGACACAATAATTGGTTCGTTTACTCGTTTAGACAAAGAGTTCTCCCACCTGATGCAGATAACGAAATCTTACAAGTTCCTGGAAAGCATTGAGAGTGCAGGCATAAGAAATAGTGTTATCATGAAAGCAAAGCTTGCATGGGCTACTTTGCATTCTCTTCTTCATTCAGAAAGAATTGCTTACCGTCAGAATGGCTATACCTGGTTAGGTGATTTACTCATTGCAGAAATTAGTGATGGAAGGGATGTGAGTGTATGGTCGAATATCAAAAACATGCAGCATAAAATTGCCCGTGCTGGTGTTGATGATTCATCCGTTGCTTCAGATGTTCCTTTGTCCATTTGGCTTATGTGTGGGCTTCTGAAGTCCAAAGACTACCTCATCAGATGGGGCTTCCTATATGTCCTGGAGAGGCTTCTCATGCGATGTAAAATTTTGCTGGATGAGAATGAAGTGCAACAGTTAAGCAGCAGCAATGCTGGTCAAGAACATGTGGATAACCGGCTTGAGAAAGCAAATGCAGTGATAGACATTATGAGCAGTGCTTTATCCTTGGTAGCTCAAAGAAATGAAACAGATCGCATCAACATTTTGAAGGTACCTTTCTTGGATAACTATTGCATCGACATTTTGAAG ATGTGTGACATACTATTCTCTCAGTTGTGCCTGGCGGTGTCATATGGAGAGAATACCCAACAATGTAAAGTTTATGGTGGCCCagctgaaaataaaaaaattgatgcTGCTGAGCGTGTCTCTCAGCAAGAGAAGAGTCCCCGGAATGATTTTGTGGAGGAAACTGATGGCAGATCCAGCTACAACATTAATGGTTCTCTTAAGTGTGAGACAACATCCATGGCAGCTATGCTTCTCAGAGGACAGGCTATTGTTCCCATGCAATTAGTTGCACGTGTTCCTGCTGCATTGTTCTATTGGCCGTTGATTCAGCTTGCTGGTGCAGTAGCAGACAACATTTCGCTGGGTGTTGCTGTTGGTAGCAAAGGAAGAGGAAACTTTCCCGGTGCTGCATCAGATATTAGGGCCACTCTTCTATTGCTTCTAATTGGTAAATGCACAGCAGATCGTTCTgcttttcaagaagttggtggagAAGAGTTTTTTAG GGAACTTTTAGATGATACAGATTCAAGGGTAGCATATTACTCTTCAGCttttcttttgaag AGAATGATGACAGAAAAACCTGATGAGTACCAACACATGCTTCAGAATCTTGTCTTTAAAGCACAGCAG agtaacaatgaaaagctattggaAAATCCGTACCTTCAGATGCGTGGGATTCTCCAGCTATCAAATGATGGGCTATAG
- the LOC110639396 gene encoding uncharacterized protein LOC110639396 isoform X3, with protein MSTTFSQSRNSSGSSRLQLHQLSAVGSASRLRSSSLKKRPEPLHHAIADCLSSAAAATSHHGNPCVAVTEASRTLCDYLASPATIDLAYSVILEHTTAERERSPAVVARYKPSEETLLQIDRFCVCIIAECDMSPDRQLSPWSPSLNQQSVASAAFPNSLPSLPVSSFTSGALVKSLNYVRSVVAKYVPKRSFQAAAFAGAPSTSRQSLPSLSSLLSRSFNSQLSPANGGESSEMNDATTLPVSNLSNSEKVDAREYLNYLAIDVLKWRWVGEHPLSFLSAENGHAVDLQDMSIHNFLKLGAAALLVGDMGAKMKGQPWKYFGTADMPYLDQLLQPSSFTTITSSACARPHLRAITASKRSKSGPHQIWEDSPVSTFRTRARQLFQYRHYSEQQPLRLNPAEVCEVIAAVSSETYSPSANNFTVSSRLSNNSGKPSMDVAVSVLIKLVIDMYVLDSGTAAPLTLSMLEEMLSSPKAACRVRAFDLILNLGVHGHLLEPMMVDGTSAIEEEYSQEAFSETDDLLAAKENRKADSADMSGASSANDNFESWILNILYEIILLLVQSEEKEESVWASALSCLLYFVCDRGEILRNRLEGLDIRVIKTLIEVSRMNSWAELVHSRLVCMLTNMCYQVPDGPTHDVLKAPVFLIDQVDLIGGIEFILYEYSLASLREDRRNLYLVLFDYVLHQINEACIATGVSEYSYEEIQPLSALLSLADAPEAFYISVKFGVEGIGELLRRSVSTALSRYSNNERLNMLLENITEKLDTIIGSFTRLDKEFSHLMQITKSYKFLESIESAGIRNSVIMKAKLAWATLHSLLHSERIAYRQNGYTWLGDLLIAEISDGRDVSVWSNIKNMQHKIARAGVDDSSVASDVPLSIWLMCGLLKSKDYLIRWGFLYVLERLLMRCKILLDENEVQQLSSSNAGQEHVDNRLEKANAVIDIMSSALSLVAQRNETDRINILKVPFLDNYCIDILKMCDILFSQLCLAVSYGENTQQCKVYGGPAENKKIDAAERVSQQEKSPRNDFVEETDGRSSYNINGSLKCETTSMAAMLLRGQAIVPMQLVARVPAALFYWPLIQLAGAVADNISLGVAVGSKGRGNFPGAASDIRATLLLLLIGKCTADRSAFQEVGGEEFFRELLDDTDSRVAYYSSAFLLKRMMTEKPDEYQHMLQNLVFKAQQSNNEKLLENPYLQMRGILQLSNDGL; from the exons CCCAGCAGTTGTTGCAAG ATATAAACCTAGTGAGGAGACATTACTTCAGATTGATCGGTTTTGTGTGTGCATAATTGCTGAGTGTGATATGAGTCCAGATAGACAGTTGTCACCGTGGTCACCATCTCTGAATCAACAGTCTGTTGCATCAGCAGCTTTTCCAAATTCTTTACCTTCTTTGCCTGTATCTAGTTTCACTTCTGGGGCACTTGTAAAGTCGTTAAATTATGTGCGTTCTGTAGTAGCTAAATATGTTCCCAAACGGTCATTCCAAGCAGCTGCTTTTGCTGGGGCCCCCTCTACATCAAGACAGTCACTTCCATCGCTGTCATCTTTGTTGAGTAGATCCTTTAATTCCCAATTAAGTCCTGCTAATGGTGGAGAATCTTCAGAGATGAATGATGCTACTACTTTACCCGTTTCAAACTTATCAAATAGTGAAAAAGTTGATGCAAGAGAATACCTGAATTACCTTGCAATTGATGTCTTGAAGTGGCGTTGGGTTGGAGAACATCCTTTGTCATTTCTTTCTGCTGAAAA TGGCCATGCTGTGGACCTCCAAGATATGAGCATACATAATTTTCTAAAACTAGGTGCTGCAGCTCTGCTTGTAGGAGATATGGGGGCCAAAATGAAGGGTCAGCCTTGGAAATATTTTGGAACTGCTGATATGCCTTATCTTGATCAACTGTTGCAGCCCTCATCGTTTACAACAATCACTAGTTCAGCCTGTGCTCGTCCTCATTTAAGAGCAATAACAGCTTCTAAACGCAGTAAATCAGGACCTCACCAAATTTG GGAGGATTCTCCTGTAAGCACATTCCGCACACGTGCTCGACAACTTTTCCAGTATCGTCACTACAG TGAACAACAACCGTTACGGCTGAATCCTGCTGAGGTATGCGAGGTTATTGCTGCTGTTAGCTCAGAGACATATTCTCCAAGTGCTAATAATTTTACAGTATCATCTAGATTAAGTAATAACAGCGGAAAGCCATCAATGGATGTGGCTGTGAGCGTGCTTATTAAACTTGTCATCGACAT GTATGTATTGGACTCTGGGACTGCTGCCCCCCTCACTCTGTCCATGCTTGAG gAAATGCTTAGTTCTCCAAAAGCAGCTTGTAGAGTTCGTGCTTTTGATTTGATTCTGAACCTTGGTGTCCATGGCCATTTACTGGAACCGATGATGGTTGATGGTACTTCTGCAATTGAAGAAGAGTATTCACAAGAAGCATTTTCTGAAACTGATGATCTACTTGCAGCAAAGGAGAATAGAAAAGCAGATTCTGCTGACATGTCAGGCGCTTCATCAGCTAATGATAATTTTGAGTcttggattttaaacattttatatGAGATAATTCTTCTTCTTGTCCAG TCTGAGGAGAAAGAAGAATCTGTCTGGGCATCTGCTTTGAGCTGTTTACTTTATTTCGTTTGTGATAGAGGCGAAATCTTGAGAAATAGGTTAGAAGGCCTTGACATAAGG GTCATTAAGACACTTATAGAGGTTAGCCGGATGAATTCTTGGGCAGAATTAGTTCATAGCAGGCTTGTTTGCATGTTAACAAATATGTGTTATCAAGTTCCTGATGGGCCGACGCATGATGTTTTGAAGGCCCCTGTTTTTCTCATAGACCAGGTTGACCTGATTGGAGGAATTGAGTTCATTCTCTATGAG TATTCTCTTGCTTCCTTGAGAGAAGACAGGAGAAATCTATATTTGGTTCTTTTTGACTATGTTTTGCATCAAATAAATGAAGCATGTATAGCTACTGGAGTTTCTGAGTATAGTTATGAAGAGATTCAACCTCTATCAGCCTTGCTTTCCCTTGCTGATGCACCTGAAGCCTTTTACATTTCTGTTAAATTTGGGGTAGAAGGCATTGGAGAGCTTTTGAGAAGATCAGTTTCTACTGCATTGTCAAGATATTCCAACAATGAACGACTAAATATG CTCTTAGAGAATATAACAGAGAAATTGGACACAATAATTGGTTCGTTTACTCGTTTAGACAAAGAGTTCTCCCACCTGATGCAGATAACGAAATCTTACAAGTTCCTGGAAAGCATTGAGAGTGCAGGCATAAGAAATAGTGTTATCATGAAAGCAAAGCTTGCATGGGCTACTTTGCATTCTCTTCTTCATTCAGAAAGAATTGCTTACCGTCAGAATGGCTATACCTGGTTAGGTGATTTACTCATTGCAGAAATTAGTGATGGAAGGGATGTGAGTGTATGGTCGAATATCAAAAACATGCAGCATAAAATTGCCCGTGCTGGTGTTGATGATTCATCCGTTGCTTCAGATGTTCCTTTGTCCATTTGGCTTATGTGTGGGCTTCTGAAGTCCAAAGACTACCTCATCAGATGGGGCTTCCTATATGTCCTGGAGAGGCTTCTCATGCGATGTAAAATTTTGCTGGATGAGAATGAAGTGCAACAGTTAAGCAGCAGCAATGCTGGTCAAGAACATGTGGATAACCGGCTTGAGAAAGCAAATGCAGTGATAGACATTATGAGCAGTGCTTTATCCTTGGTAGCTCAAAGAAATGAAACAGATCGCATCAACATTTTGAAGGTACCTTTCTTGGATAACTATTGCATCGACATTTTGAAG ATGTGTGACATACTATTCTCTCAGTTGTGCCTGGCGGTGTCATATGGAGAGAATACCCAACAATGTAAAGTTTATGGTGGCCCagctgaaaataaaaaaattgatgcTGCTGAGCGTGTCTCTCAGCAAGAGAAGAGTCCCCGGAATGATTTTGTGGAGGAAACTGATGGCAGATCCAGCTACAACATTAATGGTTCTCTTAAGTGTGAGACAACATCCATGGCAGCTATGCTTCTCAGAGGACAGGCTATTGTTCCCATGCAATTAGTTGCACGTGTTCCTGCTGCATTGTTCTATTGGCCGTTGATTCAGCTTGCTGGTGCAGTAGCAGACAACATTTCGCTGGGTGTTGCTGTTGGTAGCAAAGGAAGAGGAAACTTTCCCGGTGCTGCATCAGATATTAGGGCCACTCTTCTATTGCTTCTAATTGGTAAATGCACAGCAGATCGTTCTgcttttcaagaagttggtggagAAGAGTTTTTTAG GGAACTTTTAGATGATACAGATTCAAGGGTAGCATATTACTCTTCAGCttttcttttgaag AGAATGATGACAGAAAAACCTGATGAGTACCAACACATGCTTCAGAATCTTGTCTTTAAAGCACAGCAG agtaacaatgaaaagctattggaAAATCCGTACCTTCAGATGCGTGGGATTCTCCAGCTATCAAATGATGGGCTATAG